The following proteins are encoded in a genomic region of Magnolia sinica isolate HGM2019 chromosome 1, MsV1, whole genome shotgun sequence:
- the LOC131242382 gene encoding disease resistance RPP13-like protein 4: MSNLRELVYDAEDVIADCQLLFQKKHEGCAPNFTSYCFPTHLKSRHQLGKRLRNINQGVRKVKKNMKSYLQTAPRQPGKDEDGGNMGITYPILMHEAEMVGLEDDSMKIINWILEADGPSMVIGIAGMGGIGKTTLAQKICHSESVKNSFNHLVFVTVSQSFKLNELLKKMLKKLDVEEESLGGNDVVELLESLNRKLDAKYLVVLDDVWETNEGMWWDSLKSGLPRVEGSCVIVTTRNEEVAKSMGARIHYPQTLSNEDSWSFFSKVAFARTGGKCTNPDLEGLGKEIVARCGGLPLAIKVVGGMMLGKSDSIHEWRRISEHLKDELKISGKDEPVISSLELSYEELPTHLKPCLLCFAMFPEDFEIYVPDMVNWWIGEGFVWGRKGKTAFEIGEECLSELFNRFLILGANENLFERSFYRCKMHDMVRDMVIRIAREESFFVRLDCGGSPAFSEQSRRLGIVGNTAVESIGNSSTKLRTLVGKDIHSKEMIASLKAKLCEVRWLRVLSLSLSDRNLDGDVVCSDWLSGMGSLHHLVYLNIQCSSALISLPDSIGNLRNLRILRLSNCPNLKRLPVSITTLDKLTAIQIWSGSLECMPEGLGKLSNLERLGWFSPVNKNGSGISELKSLTKLRELWMKIKSVEEIEEWEWNVLSMLQHLQSLMLDFEGISVERDGVVNKIEGELSPPPLKSLRELYLWKWPGERTPAWLSPTSLPNLQFLWINGGRIREMGQRFWDSESGVWKVEVLVLASLKEMDEEWHRMRRAMPSLRVLKVYNCPKLKSFPFDVTSRRKWNIWRRKEDSATVAVEEEDEGDKFYSFPREEEGTSIQEISSE, from the coding sequence ATGAGCAATTTAAGAGAGTTGGTATACGACGCTGAAGATGTAATAGCAGATTGTCAACTTCTATTCCAGAAAAAACATGAAGGGTGTGCACCAAATTTTACAAGTTATTGCTTTCCTACTCATTTGAAATCCCGTCATCAGTTGGGAAAGCGGCTGAGGAATATAAATCAAGGGGTAAGGAAGGTGAAGAAGAATATGAAGTCCTACTTGCAAACAGCTCCTCGCCAACCTGGCAAAGATGAAGATGGTGGGAATATGGGAATAACCTACCCAATCCTGATGCACGAAGCTGAAATGGTGGGATTAGAAGATGACTCAATGAAGATTATAAATTGGATCTTAGAAGCGGATGGACCCTCAATGGTGATTGGAATAGCTGGAATGGGGGGAATCGGTAAAACCACACTTGCTCAAAAGATATGTCACAGTGAGAGTGTGAAAAACTCTTTTAATCACTTGGTCTTTGTTACTGTTTCTCAAAGTTTCAAATTGAATGAATTGCTGAAGAAGATGCTAAAAAAGCTAGATGTAGAAGAGGAATCTCTGGGGGGAAATGATGTTGTGGAGCTATTGGAAAGTCTTAACAGGAAATTAGATGCGAAATACTTGGTAGTTTTGGACGATGTTTGGGAAACGAACGAAgggatgtggtgggatagctTGAAGTCTGGTTTGCCCCGAGTGGAGGGCAGTTGTGTTATTGTTACAACTAGGAATGAGGAGGTTGCTAAATCAATGGGAGCACGCATACACTATccccaaactctttcaaatgaaGATAGTTGGTCCTTCTTTAGCAAAGTAGCTTTTGCAAGAACTGGAGGTAAGTGCACAAATCCAGACTTGGAGGGCTTGGGAAAGGAGATTGTTGCAAGGTGTGGGGGACTGCCATTAGCAATCAAGGTTGTGGGTGGAATGATGTTGGGGAAGAGTGATTCTATCCATGAATGGAGGCGAATATCAGAGCACTTAAAAGACGAATTGAAAATCAGTGGGAAAGATGAGCCGGTAATTTCAAGTTTAGAGTTAAGCTACGAAGAGCTCCCAACACACTTAAAACCTTGCCTTTTGTGCTTTGCCATGTTTCCTGAAGATTTTGAAATTTATGTTCCTGACATGGTTAACTGGTGGATTGGTGAGGGTTTTGTTTGGGGAAGAAAAGGGAAAACGGCATTTGAAATAGGAGAAGAATGTCTTTCAGAATTATTTAATCGATTTTTGATACTAGGAGCGAATGAAAATTTGTTCGAAAGAAGCTTTTATCGTTGCAAAATGCATGATATGGTTCGAGATATGGTAATAAGAATTGCAAGAGAAGAAAGCTTTTTTGTGAGGTTGGACTGTGGAGGTAGTCCCGCATTCAGTGAGCAGTCTCGTCGTTTGGGAATTGTGGGGAATACAGCTGTAGAGAGCATTGGAAACAGTTCCACCAAGCTGCGGACGTTGGTTGGGAAGGACATTCATAGCAAAGAGATGATTGCAAGTCTAAAAGCAAAACTATGCGAAGTAAGGTGGTTGAGGGTGTTATCTCTTTCACTGTCAGACAGGAATCTCGATGGAGATGTGGTGTGCAGCGATTGGTTGAGTGGGATGGGGTCATTACATCACCTCGTTTATCTTAACATACAGTGTAGTTCTGCCTTAATATCACTGCCCGATTCAATCGGAAATCTTCGTAATCTTCGGATTCTACGTTTATCCAACTGCCCCAATTTGAAAAGGCTTCCTGTGTCAATCACAACATTAGATAAGCTGACAGCTATCCAAATTTGGTCGGGGTCATTAGAATGCATGCCAGAAGGGCTTGGGAAGCTTTCAAATCTCGAACGGTTAGGATGGTTTAGTCCTGTGAATAAAAATGGATCCGGTATTTCGGAGTTGAAGAGCTTGACAAAACTTAGAGAACTTTGGATGAAGATAAAGTCAGTTGAAGAAATAGAAGAATGGGAATGGAATGTGTTATCAATGCTCCAGCATTTGCAAAGTCTAATGTTAGATTTTGAGGGAATTTCTGTTGAAAGAGATGGAGTTGTAAATAAGATTGAAGGTGagctttctcctcctcctcttaaATCCCTGAGAGAGTTGTATCTTTGGAAGTGGCCAGGAGAAAGGACACCTGCGTGGCTCAGTCCTACTTCCCTTCCCAATCTTCAGTTTCTTTGGATTAATGGGGGaaggattagggagatgggtcaAAGATTTTGGGACAGCGAGAGTGGGGTATGGAAAGTGGAGGTCTTGGTGCTAGCAtcgttaaaagagatggatgaaGAGTGGCACAGGATGCGAAGGGCAATGCCGTCTTTAAGAGTCCTCAAGGTTTACAATTGTCCGAAGCTCAAGTCATTCCCATTCGATGTTACATCTCGTCGGAAGTGGAATATATGGAGGAGAAAAGAAGATTCAG